DNA sequence from the Callospermophilus lateralis isolate mCalLat2 chromosome 2, mCalLat2.hap1, whole genome shotgun sequence genome:
CTTCAGTATTTCTCTTTAGTTTTTCCACtatgtttttctcctttttgaaatAATCCAAAAGGATGTTTTCAGTATCCACATCAATGTTAGGCTCTGTGGCTTGAGGGACATTTGAGGACACTTCACAGACCCATTTTCCCCAAAGTTGGTTGAATTTCTCACGTAAATCTTCTTCACTCAATTCTTTACCTTTTACACTtaaagccaacttttggctcctctcaaataattcattttgatatacctTCTTTTTCTGTTCCAACCGTTCTTGACTTTCTTTGAGACTAATTAGTTCATTGGCTTTTCTTTTAGTGTCCGAAATAAGTGAGTCTTTAAGGACTAGTAGCTTATTTTCAAAATGGGCTTTCCACTGGATGAGTATATAACTCTCTGTGTCTtcagtaaaatatttttcaaattcttGCTTGATGGTTTCATATATTTTTACAACTGGATCCTCAATCATGCTTTCTGTAAGTGTCAGAATTTTTCTATTCTGAATCTGAATGTGAAGCTGGTTCTGCAAGTTCAACATGTGACTCCGGAGCTCCCAGGTCCAGTGGTTATACATGGTTTCCAGTTTGCTCATGGCCATGACCTCTTGGGTGTTCCTGAAACTGAAAATGAAGTTCTCACTTACCAGGGCTCTCCACAAATCTTGAACTCTGAATTTTACGTCTGATATCCTCATGATACTTCCTCTGGATTCCTGTTTGGCAGTCAAAAGGATTCTACTTTTCAGTTCCTGGACATTGTGGCTATAGCGAGGATTGGGAGGGGCCATTGGGGGATTGCCATCCCAGAGGTGAGCAAAGTAGTACACGTGAGTATTGACATCAAACTTGATGACGTCACTGAAGTGGGTTACATCTGAGCACTCTTCTTGTTTAGCAGCCAGTGCTGCCATTTCATCTAGCCTCTGCTCTAACCGCCTTCGTCCTTCTGTAGTTCGGTCTTTAGCTGTCATTTCTCCTACATTCTGATGCACAAATATGCAAGTTGGGGAGATTTTCACTTGTTTCATCCTCAGAAAGGCTTGGACAGCTATCTGTAGGATATCTTGCATTTCTGATGGATTCTCCCCAAATATATTGATCAGAGTCAAGTTTGCAAGTCCAATGACAAAGGTGGCTAACTCGTTGTCCCAATTCTGGGACTTGTTGTTGAGTTCTGGGGCCCGAAGTCCTTCTGTGTCTACAACAAGCAAAAAATCAAAGCCAAGTTCCTCTCTGGATGACTCATCCACCTTTAGGAGCTGCATGTAGGCCCCCTTGGTACACCTGCCTGCACTTACACTGAACTGCAGTCCAAAAAGAGCATTCATCAGAGTGGACTTTCCAGAGCTCTGCAGGCCAAGGACAGAGAGAACAAAGAGACGTTTGTCTCCAAGTTTCTCAGAGAGCTTGTCAAGAATAGCTGCCACCCACTTTAGGGGCACATAGGAAGCATCTCCATCCATCAGCTCTATGGGGACACCAGCTATCATCAGGTCTGCAGCAAtttggggaagggagagaaaaattgTCTCTCTTTTGGCAGAAGTTTCTTCCAGAGCTTCATAGATCTGGCCAACTTCTCTGAGAAACTGCTCAATTCCCAAGGTACAGTCAGTAATCTCAGTAGATAtggcttctattttattttgccaGAGTTTCAAGTTGCTGGTTTGGGATTTTTGCTTTTCTGTTTGTTCATTTGACCACAAATGAATTAGTTTTTCATGCAAGTTTTCCAAATGCTCTGCAGTCAGGCTATCCAAAAACATACTCATCCATTGTAAGAAGTAGAGTACAGTGTGAGTTTCTGAATATTCATGGAGAATTTGAAGGACAAATCCCATTATATCTTTAAGAGGAAAGGCTGTTGTCAACTGCTGATGTCGTATTATTTGTTTATCTGTCTCAACATCACTCTTGTGTTGCTCAATGCTtctattccccttttctctcaaaTGATACAGTTCTTTGTCCTTCTTACACCAAAGATGCCATAGTTGTCCCTGAAGGGGTAGAAATTTTTCCttcatctgagacaactctgtttCTTTTAGGAGGTTCATGATAGTCTCAGCCTTTTGTTTGGCTTCCTTGCAATTTTTCTGGTCTTCATCAATAAGAAATCCTTGCTGGCGAGCAATTGGAGAGCAGTGCTCCATGCTGAGAGCAGTGTCACAGAGCTCTAGCAAACGTCTGATGGTAGTTGTGAGTTCCTCTGTCAATTCTGCCTCATTTCTGTTCCTcaggccaattttcactcttctaccacCATTATTGGCTTTGAATTTTTCTTTGTCATCAAGTAAGCAGATCAGAGGTCTTGATGTTTGCCACAGGTCACagactatttttttgttttctttattttcatcaGAAGCAGACATGAGGACCACAATGAGAGAAGAGACGTCCTGCAGGAAGGTGAGCTGCCTCTTATGTTCCTTTGCATCTCCATGAAGGTTCATGAAGGTCACACAGTTGTCAAACCTGTCCTCTTCCCCTCCAGGGCAGAACCAGCAGATTTCCACCACACCCCGCATCAAGAGGCAATTCTTGCTGCTTTCTCTGCAGTGTCGGTGGAAAAACACATCATGTTTATGTTCACTGAGAAGACAGTTCATGATCTGAGATTTGGAAGCAGACAGGTCACTGCCTACTCTAATGAAGGACACAATGGGAGTGGAGACacggcacatgtgaagattcttgTGACTGTTCTTCCCTTGTGGTGATTTCTTTCCTTCCTGCCAACTTCTCCTAATTTGTCTGAGAGACCAGAGAGAGAATTCAATTTGAGATGTACAGGGATTTGGCACCAGGAGAGGCAGGGCAAATTGACATATGGATAATTTGGTCAAAATATATTGTCTGGCAAAATCATCTGCACAGTGAAAAATGGCCATCTGAATATCCATGGGGTGAATGTGGGGCCTGGACTCTGTTCTCAAAGGATTAGTAAGACTATCACCATCTTCAAAAAAGTCTTCATAAGGATCAATAGCCTCATTTTCCTGTTTGGAGGTACTTGAAGAGACCTGATGTTCTATGTTTTCATCCTCTTTGAAGGCTTGGTACCTCAGTCCATAATCCAGCATCAGTAGCTTCTGAAGGAAATAGAAGGGAAGTTCCTGTTCAGATTTGGGCTGGGTGTTGCACACAGAAGTCTTGTAGATCAAATGGAAGTCAGCTCTACTCATCCTTTTTGGGTAGTAATGTTCTAGGCCAAGACGCTGGAGTAAATCTAGAAAGGCTCTGTTTTCTATCACTTCACTTGTGTTATTTGCATTAATATCTGATTCACAGGGCTGTTTTCTTTCATGGAGAAGACTTTGTAGCTGTCTTTTGACCTCATCCATTTTCAAAGAAGAGATGGTGGCTCCATAATCCCCATAAATGAGTAACCTCAAGTCTCTTTCTAGGTTTTCCCAATCATGATCTGCCCCAAGTTTAGAGAGGACATGTACAACTTCTTCAGAAATAAATTGTCCCATATGTTTTTTCATAAACTCCATGCGTTGTATCTTCTCTTCTAGAGAAACAGCTACTACTCCAGCTTTGGCTGTCAGACCTGTGAGCACTAGGAATGCATGAGCTCTGTAGttggaaatatttttaagttcctgGTATTTATTGAAGGCAGTTTGCATTTCATCCAGTAGGAAGTTTAGCTCATCGTGGCCCAGGAGATACCGAAAAATATTGCTTACCACCTGATATCCTGCACCAGCTGCAGTGGAAAGTATCAAGAGGTATGTGTCTGTCTGCTCTGTTGCTTGGAGGTGATTCAGGAAGCTGCTGAGAGCTAAGCTGACCTTATAGGTGAACTTTCTTTGAGCTTCTTTCTCTGTTTCTTGGTCTTCACACTTGACATTCACTTCAAAGAGTTCATTCTGTGTTTCCTTTAAGATTTCAATAAACTGAGAAAATTGGGAGATGTTGAGCTGTTCTTCCTCTGACTCTGACCAGTAGATCCATTGCATGATGGAGCGAGCCTGAGGAAAGTTTGTCACTTTGTAGACGTGGGGATCCAGAAGAGTGCGCAACTGTGATTTAATGAAAGTAATTTTATGTCTGGAAGAATTTTTGCTAAAATTGACAATGTTTACTAGAAAATTCTGTAGGTCCCAGTCTGTGAGACATTGGTTAATCCAAGTGTCataaccattaattttttgactcAGTGTTTGCATGAATGCTATCAGTTTTTGAAGCTGCACTTCAGGATCAGTTACCTCCCAGGATTTTACCTCCTCTAggaaatctcttgcctccttcccAGCACTCAACATTCCACTTCCCTCCTGGATCTGTGCACTGAGGCCAGTCAGAGCAGTGTAGTTGTCTTTTAGGCAGTTAGCTATCTTAAGGGGATCTTTAAAGTCACTTCTGTGACTAGAGAGGATGATGTCCCAAACGGGCACCAGCTGAAGTCCCCGGTCAATGACACACCAGGTTTGATTGCTGGAACTAAGGCCAGCTTTCCACTGGACAAGGCCATCTGCTTCTGTTGGGCCACCTATCTGGGCTACAGATAGTTGGATTTTGGTTTGAAGATTTTGTAAAATTTGGCTTTGGGAAACTGTTTTGCAATGTGAGTCTGACACACTCATATCCCCAGCAACTTTTACTGCATAGCCCTTGTAGCTTCCCTTTATGTAAATATCCAGGACCTCTGCTGCCTGCTGCTTCACATCAGCCAGCTGGTCACTTTGGAATCCCTCTGAAATAGCCTTCCATCCATAGATTCCTCCCAGGTGCATAGGACCTTGGTTTACATGAGAGCCAAACCTATGGAAGAAAATTTCAGTCCTCTGCTTCAGTAAGGGGACGTTATCTGTGTGTGCCATCTGATCCAAGACTTCTTCCATGTATTTCAATTCCTGAAGTGCAGGCTTGGATAGCTGAAGCTCATTCATGTGAAAGTAGCAAGAGGCCAGAGGGACATAGCAGAACTTAGTTGAGCAGAAATATGTACACTCAGAACTTGCTTGTTGTGTTTCCTTGGATTCTGAATGCTTGCTTTTATTCATTCCAGTCTCTATTGGAATTCCCCAGCCTCCACCATAGGCAGAGGCACTTACACTGAAGCCCATCTTTTCTATTGTCTGGGTGAACATGGATTCTTCTTGAAAAGATGTAAATTGTTTTGTTTCCATTCTTGTGCTTTGCTGGGGGCCAAAGAGGGAGAAATCCCTGGGGACACTGATTAGCTCCTCCCTCTTCTGTATCAGGTCCATTTGCTTGCATGTTTGGTAAACCCCTTGCAGAGCTAGCCCTCCAGATGCCCATCTTATTAGGTCTCTATCTGGGAGGTTTTGCCTGTGGGCCAGTGTCTGCTCCTTGGCACTGAGTTGTCTCTGCATGATTTCCATGACTTCCCTGAGGGGCTTTTCAGGCTCTGGCCAGTACTCTTCAGGGATCTCCATGGCTTGCCTCAGCTCTGCTTCTTTTTTCCTCACTGCCtcttcctgtctctg
Encoded proteins:
- the LOC143391457 gene encoding interferon-induced very large GTPase 1-like, with the protein product MDTTENTSDEPLLRGKRRQDLQEMLRQVGLDIEYWLPRLQQGLGLTCPQVIEYLTEKDLQKLKSQVRHPWEKRALEKLVALSQSNSLPEFQESPVGMIMKKQKQAEQLLQELGNFLLEGRQRQEEAVRKKEAELRQAMEIPEEYWPEPEKPLREVMEIMQRQLSAKEQTLAHRQNLPDRDLIRWASGGLALQGVYQTCKQMDLIQKREELISVPRDFSLFGPQQSTRMETKQFTSFQEESMFTQTIEKMGFSVSASAYGGGWGIPIETGMNKSKHSESKETQQASSECTYFCSTKFCYVPLASCYFHMNELQLSKPALQELKYMEEVLDQMAHTDNVPLLKQRTEIFFHRFGSHVNQGPMHLGGIYGWKAISEGFQSDQLADVKQQAAEVLDIYIKGSYKGYAVKVAGDMSVSDSHCKTVSQSQILQNLQTKIQLSVAQIGGPTEADGLVQWKAGLSSSNQTWCVIDRGLQLVPVWDIILSSHRSDFKDPLKIANCLKDNYTALTGLSAQIQEGSGMLSAGKEARDFLEEVKSWEVTDPEVQLQKLIAFMQTLSQKINGYDTWINQCLTDWDLQNFLVNIVNFSKNSSRHKITFIKSQLRTLLDPHVYKVTNFPQARSIMQWIYWSESEEEQLNISQFSQFIEILKETQNELFEVNVKCEDQETEKEAQRKFTYKVSLALSSFLNHLQATEQTDTYLLILSTAAGAGYQVVSNIFRYLLGHDELNFLLDEMQTAFNKYQELKNISNYRAHAFLVLTGLTAKAGVVAVSLEEKIQRMEFMKKHMGQFISEEVVHVLSKLGADHDWENLERDLRLLIYGDYGATISSLKMDEVKRQLQSLLHERKQPCESDINANNTSEVIENRAFLDLLQRLGLEHYYPKRMSRADFHLIYKTSVCNTQPKSEQELPFYFLQKLLMLDYGLRYQAFKEDENIEHQVSSSTSKQENEAIDPYEDFFEDGDSLTNPLRTESRPHIHPMDIQMAIFHCADDFARQYILTKLSICQFALPLLVPNPCTSQIEFSLWSLRQIRRSWQEGKKSPQGKNSHKNLHMCRVSTPIVSFIRVGSDLSASKSQIMNCLLSEHKHDVFFHRHCRESSKNCLLMRGVVEICWFCPGGEEDRFDNCVTFMNLHGDAKEHKRQLTFLQDVSSLIVVLMSASDENKENKKIVCDLWQTSRPLICLLDDKEKFKANNGGRRVKIGLRNRNEAELTEELTTTIRRLLELCDTALSMEHCSPIARQQGFLIDEDQKNCKEAKQKAETIMNLLKETELSQMKEKFLPLQGQLWHLWCKKDKELYHLREKGNRSIEQHKSDVETDKQIIRHQQLTTAFPLKDIMGFVLQILHEYSETHTVLYFLQWMSMFLDSLTAEHLENLHEKLIHLWSNEQTEKQKSQTSNLKLWQNKIEAISTEITDCTLGIEQFLREVGQIYEALEETSAKRETIFLSLPQIAADLMIAGVPIELMDGDASYVPLKWVAAILDKLSEKLGDKRLFVLSVLGLQSSGKSTLMNALFGLQFSVSAGRCTKGAYMQLLKVDESSREELGFDFLLVVDTEGLRAPELNNKSQNWDNELATFVIGLANLTLINIFGENPSEMQDILQIAVQAFLRMKQVKISPTCIFVHQNVGEMTAKDRTTEGRRRLEQRLDEMAALAAKQEECSDVTHFSDVIKFDVNTHVYYFAHLWDGNPPMAPPNPRYSHNVQELKSRILLTAKQESRGSIMRISDVKFRVQDLWRALVSENFIFSFRNTQEVMAMSKLETMYNHWTWELRSHMLNLQNQLHIQIQNRKILTLTESMIEDPVVKIYETIKQEFEKYFTEDTESYILIQWKAHFENKLLVLKDSLISDTKRKANELISLKESQERLEQKKKVYQNELFERSQKLALSVKGKELSEEDLREKFNQLWGKWVCEVSSNVPQATEPNIDVDTENILLDYFKKEKNIVEKLKRNTEEDFHIDFGKHVKMYTESGAFSKNLEACDKVPINMTTERIFSRFDEYINSIWSHQRDYHQSDFHEILRVVENEVNSALTKDRYIFTSEYKIKLCWCLFRRASKHFKEMHRAFKTVNDPVNYLESKKNDFFMSFKISCQGATSITSFVDFLWHKLTPAVSDTIWEKMIIKITGDMRVTCPAFSGNRANLEKHILISLAEEENFDNYWQYIHDPESFFRTYTENHIKMYCSGKGGEKIKTFFKICLDDIKNAILSATHESTAVAKDTSSTASEWLDLFCDYLGNKLILPRRDLISIEHQEIKDMEFLKEAMSTALDPAMKKVEQNFSSRNIDEMFPEIGKILSKHLCGCWKQCPFCKAICTNTIPKHDGDHSVPFHRLRAVNGSNWYRTDHFVIDCCSSLVASDRLFALTDDCNIPYKNYRKAGRNFATWNITPDSSTQPYWKWFVCHFRTKLEEKYQLKFENRGQIPDEWAKITKQYVLDELKKQ